DNA from Vicia villosa cultivar HV-30 ecotype Madison, WI unplaced genomic scaffold, Vvil1.0 ctg.000197F_1_1, whole genome shotgun sequence:
GTTGCAATTCTAATGGTTCAATTTTCATTGTGATCGTTCTAGTGATACCTGACTTCTGGTTACCACCATGATGATTGAATCTTAAGGTTTTGATAATCTTTATTCTACCTTATGTTTGCCATAAATGTTTCTGTATGGACTTACTAGATGAATCATATGAGCGTTATCACCATCGGTTATGATTTGTTCAACTACTTCTCGTACGCTCTTTTTTACGTAAAAAGGTGTACCGACTAAGACACTTTGATGTTATAGTAAGAAGAAGTCCATACAAGTAGAAATCAGACGAAGTGATTAAGTAATCATATATAGAGGTCAATATATCTAAGAGACATGTGGtagagcatatatatatatatatatatatatatgcagtaTTTTTTTAGGATGACCTTGAGGGTAAATTATCAAACTATGATACTATTTTATGCCTAGATGAGCAACTCGAATTATATGGTTTGGACCTCGCAATTAACCATGTTATGTTCTCTGAAAGATAGATTTTCTTTGTGAAAGATCCATCTTATATTTGGGTTGTGCTACTTATGTTCATGTCATTATACTTTATTTTTCTATTAGTCATTATTTTGAAGAGTCTCCTCTTATTGTGTGTGAAGCATTAATACTACACCGACATCCTTTATAAGTTTTAAAGTGAGCTTATTAAAAAATTCGAGATGAGCGACCTTGGTATTATGACATACTTCCTTAGCATAGAGTTCAACAAGTCCAAAAGTGGGTTGCTTGTGCACCAAAGGAGATATGCTCTTGAGATATTTAAAAAGTGTGATATAGGGCATTGCAATGCTGCCATTACACCAGCTAAACCAAGATTGCAGCTGTCCAAGAATGAAGACGAGCAGAATGTAGACCCAACTCAATATTGAAGGTTGATTGAATCATTATTTTACTTATGCAATATGCGGCCAGATTTGGCGTTTAGTTTCGGTATTGCGAGTAGTTTCATGGAAAGACCGAAGGTGTCTCACTTGACAACAGTCAAAAGAATCCTAAGATACGTCAAAGGGTTTATTGGTTGCACAATTCCCTTTCCCGCGGGGGATACGGGCAGAAAATACAATTTGCTTGGTTTTATCTTTTCCAACTAGTGCGGAGATAAAGATGATCTAAATTCTATAGCTGGATAAATCTTTATGTTCGATGGAACACCAAtctcatggtgttcgaagaaggAACCAATAGTTGCACTCTCGTCTTGTAAGGTCGGGTACATGGGaggagcaagcatattgagatgagGTTTCACTATTTAAGGGAACTTGTTAGTGAAGGCAAGTTAAGATTGGGATATTGTATAAGTGAGGACCAAGTTGCTGATTTGTTGACTCAAAGAGTCACAAATGATGTGTTCAAGGGGTTGAAGATGGGCATGGGCATGGAGGAATTATAGCACTTGAATTAAGGTGTTGTGTTGAGTGAAAACATGTAATTCAAGTGTTGTAACCGGTTAACATGGGGTGAAACCGGTTACAGATGGTGGAACAACACTTCTACAAAAGGAAAAGGAAGTTTTTGAGTTGCgttaaccggttacacctgataTTGAGTTTTTATGATTGTGTCTGCTGTAACCGGTTAACAGTTTTTGTTAACCGGTTACATCTCCGAGTTTTGGCTTTTCTTGTATTTTGTTGATGTATTTTACGTCCCAATCATTTTATAACACATGTATAAATATTTTGAAGAAATCTTTATCTCAAGTTAATGCAAACTACCATTCTCATCCTCAATTATCTCTCTATAATTCTCTTATCTCTCACTACCCTTTTCTCCATATACTCCATTATTCATTGTTCATGTGTTTGTATCTTCCAACAATATGCAGTAAAAATTCTTCTTCATATTtagttttaattgatttaaacttATTTCAATGTTCAGATTTTTCATTAGAATTGGATTTGACATATAATCTTGCCCAGAAAACAATAAGGCTGCCTtttgtcttaaaaaaaaaatgtaaccaaatgaaaaagaaaaatcccTTTTTGTCGTTGTCAATTATTTTGAAATGGAATCCCTTATAGTCGGAATTTACCTTCATTCATGCTATCAAGATATCATTAATCGTTTGATCTTGATTGTACgtcttaaaaaaatagatttttttctaaaatttcaaCTTTAAATAAGAATCATCCGATCTTAATCGGACGGACAATTACGTTTTAATGTGTGACAGCATGGTTTCTTGAATGTAGACAATCTAAGTCCATTATTTTGAAATGGAATCCCCTGCCGTGGGCAATCTAAGATTCAAGTCAAAATTTAAGATTCAAGTCCTCTGATTTATTGTGTATGCTTTATTATTTGTTTGGAGCTAAAATAAGAACCTGAAGTAAGGTAATTAGGAGGAAAATTTCAAATCAAAACTTTAGAAGATTTTCACTATTATTTGTGTTTAACTTAAATTGtgctaatttttgttttattttaatcaagTGGCGGAAGCCAAATATAAGTCTACAGAATTGGCCATTATAAGAATAAGTCCTTTTACATAGACTTGTAAGAATCTCATTTGCTaagttgaaaatgatttttttttaaataatatgagGTGATTGAACATTAACTCATTCATAATTCTAAAACCGGACCGGAAATAGGGTCCAACCGTCCGAGGCCGGACCAATTACACCAGTAATATGAGAATGACAATGTATCTGTAAGAATTTGTCTCTATGAAACCCAAATGCTTCCAAAAGCTTCTTCAAAAGCTCTCTTCCTGCATATTTCTTTACTCCACCCTCCAGCCCTTGCTCGCCGCCTAAGTGTTTCCTCGGTCTCAACTATGTAGCCAGTGTCACTTCCTCCAAGAGGTAAAGGTTGTGGTCCCATCATGCCCGTTGGTCTAGGCTGTCCTCCTGCAACTGTAGGTGCATATTGCCCCTGAGGAACAGTACCAATCCCGGCTTGCGAATTTTGGCTTGCATCCTGTTTCCAGAATAAGCAGTGTTTACAATCTGTACCAAAAATGTAATCTTAATGAATATATAGAAATAGCAATCCAATACTTACATCATTATCAATTTCGGCAGGCTGTGCCTTGATTGCTGCCATAGCTGCAGCTAATTCTTCGGCCTATTTAAATATTACAAGCAGCATTAACATCACAAATTGATACAAAACAGATATAGAAGAGACTGAACCGGTGAAGAGACTATTAGAAGTACCTTTCGGGCTCGATTAATCATTATTTGTTCTGAATTTTCTTCTTGGTATTTAGCAATATGTGCTTCAATGGCGGCAACATCTATTCCATCAATCAAGTTAACCGCTGCAGGGGGAAAAGGAGAAATTACATCAAAATAAAGCAAAAATTACCGAGTGAAACACATGTCATCATGACTAAAAAAACTTACTCATGTCTTCAACTTCCTCCAAGTAATCATTGTACTCCTTCAAAGTTGTAAAATCATCTTCCCGTTTATTGAATCTATAAATT
Protein-coding regions in this window:
- the LOC131625285 gene encoding uncharacterized protein LOC131625285, whose amino-acid sequence is MVISSSNPQYKEIVIRRRIGSIFNKREDDFTTLKEYNDYLEEVEDMTVNLIDGIDVAAIEAHIAKYQEENSEQIMINRARKAEELAAAMAAIKAQPAEIDNDDASQNSQAGIGTVPQGQYAPTVAGGQPRPTGMMGPQPLPLGGSDTGYIVETEETLRRRARAGGWSKEICRKRAFEEAFGSIWVS